The genomic window GCCGCACCTTCGGCATGGCGGGGCCGCTGCGCGCGGCCGTCCACGGCGGCCTGCCCGTCTACGGCACCTGCGCCGGGCTGATCATGCTCGCCGACCGGATCGTCGGCGGCACGACCGCGCAGCGCACGATCGGCGGCCTCGACGTCGCCGTCCGCCGCAACGCCTTCGGTGGCCAGAACGAGTCGTTCGAGACCGACCTCCTCGTGCCCGTGCTGGGCGACCCGCCCGTGCACGCCGTGTTCATCCGCGCGCCCGTGGTGGCCGAGGTCGGACCGCTGGCCACCGCGGTCGGCGTCCTCGACGACGGCCGGGTGGTCGCCGTCGAGCAGGGCAACCTCCTCGGCACGTCGTTCCACCCCGAGGTGACGGGCGAGCTCCGGTTC from Frigoribacterium sp. PvP032 includes these protein-coding regions:
- the pdxT gene encoding pyridoxal 5'-phosphate synthase glutaminase subunit PdxT gives rise to the protein MAGSRQQEAAAPRVGVLALQGDFREHLAVLTSLGAVAVPVRRPDELASVSGLVIPGGESTVMDKLSRTFGMAGPLRAAVHGGLPVYGTCAGLIMLADRIVGGTTAQRTIGGLDVAVRRNAFGGQNESFETDLLVPVLGDPPVHAVFIRAPVVAEVGPLATAVGVLDDGRVVAVEQGNLLGTSFHPEVTGELRFHARFLDKVRAWSSR